One Microplitis demolitor isolate Queensland-Clemson2020A chromosome 2, iyMicDemo2.1a, whole genome shotgun sequence DNA segment encodes these proteins:
- the LOC106694029 gene encoding uncharacterized protein LOC106694029: MELLREFTDNTRPDATQRQTKKHSTVHHIRPSPGPPVSCKVRRLAPDELKIAQAEFRKMIEEGIGRPSNCAWASPLHLVQKKSGEWRPCGDYRPLNDLTLIDKCSLRYLDDFAAFLHGKNIFSVVDFAKVFLQILVAPEDVTNTAIITPFGLFEFRFMTFGLKKRGSNILTIHRRGHS, from the coding sequence ATggaattattaagagaatttACCGATAATACACGACCTGACGCTACTCAGcgtcaaacaaaaaaacattcaacGGTGCATCATATACGACCGTCACCTGGGCCGCCAGTTTCGTGCAAAGTAAGACGCCTGGCTCCAGATGAGCTGAAAATTGCGCAAGCCGAGTTTCGCAAAATGATCGAAGAAGGTATTGGCAGACCTTCCAACTGCGCCTGGGCTTCACCACTTCATCTAGTACAGAAGAAGTCTGGAGAATGGAGGCCGTGCGGTGATTATCGCCCGCTTAACGATCTAACGCTCATCGATAAATGTTCGTTGCGTTATCTTGACGACTTTGCTGCATTTTTAcacggtaaaaatatattttcagtcGTCGATTTTGCAAAGGTATTTTTGCAAATACTCGTTGCACCGGAAGACGTGACGAACACGGCGATCATCACACCGTTCGGACTATTCGAGTTCCGATTTATGACATTTGGGCTTAAAAAGCGCGGCTCAAACATTTTAACGATTCATCGACGAGGTCACTCATGA